In a single window of the Coffea eugenioides isolate CCC68of chromosome 3, Ceug_1.0, whole genome shotgun sequence genome:
- the LOC113765467 gene encoding serine/threonine-protein kinase HT1-like has translation MDAISLSALSAPKPFVVKTSTGLLLRCPGFPRLAVRACTVQATPSNSNSLSIALNFRLHSSSVVLNVPESQGFSPAEPPVLDDGLREPETGISSIQHGENPSRPPQDVTEDSEELKAATLRIMMARKKGYFRFVVEADERIGDAFSIPGYDKSVVRTDHDGDPAGIDMDYRLCGLPIISYADLEELKVLGSGRYGIVYHGKWMGTDVAIKRFDKSRVAKDDLDRLTKTFWREVRILSKLHHPQVVAFFGVVPDDPEGTLAYVTEYMVDGSLRCALLEKGELDQHTKLMVLLHVASGMEYLHSMNVIHFDLKGANLLVNFGDPQRPVCKVADFGLSKIKQNALVSGRKRGPLRWMAPELLNGRRNKVSDKVDVYTFGITTWETLTGEVPYGDMDPDIIRFGVTHFNLRPPIPEHCDPELRKLMEECWSPDPAARPSFTQARERLQAMLMALQLEIQN, from the exons ATGGATGCTATTAGCTTATCCGCTTTAAGCGCCCCAAAACCCTTCGTTGTAAAAACCAGCACAGGACTCCTTCTTCGGTGCCCAGGCTTCCCCAGACTAGCCGTCCGAGCATGCACGGTTCAGGCTACACCATCAAACTCAAATTCTCTGAGCATCGCACTCAATTTCAGGCTACACTCGAGCTCGGTTGTTCTCAATGTGCCCGAGTCCCAAGGTTTCTCGCCGGCAGAACCCCCAGTCCTAGATGATGGCTTGCGTGAACCTGAAACTGGAATTTCATCAATTCAGCATGGAGAAAATCCTTCTCGACCTCCTCAAGATGTTACAGAAGATAGTGAAGAGCTTAAGGCTGCTACCCTTCGTATTATGATGGCGAGAAAGAAGGGATATTTCCGATTTGTTGTTGAAGCTGATGAAAGAATTGGTGATGCCTTTTCTATCCCTGGTTATGATAAAAGT GTTGTCAGAACCGATCATGATGGTGATCCTGCTGGAATTGATATGGACTATCGATTATGTGGCTTACCG ATAATATCATATGCTGATCTTGAGGAGCTGAAAGTATTAGGATCTGGTAGATATGGTATTGTTTACCACGGAAAGTGGATGGGAACAGATGTTGCCATCAAGAGATTTGATAAGAGCCGTGTTGCTAAGGATGATTTAGACAGATTG ACCAAAACTTTCTGGAGAGAGGTTCGGATCCTATCTAAACTACACCATCCACAAGTTGTCGCATTCTTTGGGGTAGTTCCTGATGATCCTGAAGGAACATTGGCATATGTAACTGAATATATGGTTGATGGATCGCTAAGATGTGCCCTCTTAGAGAAGGG AGAACTTGATCAGCATACAAAACTTATGGTTCTATTGCATGTTGCTTCTGGCATGGAGTATTTGCATTCAATGAATGTCATACATTTTGACTTGAAGGGTGCTAACTTGCTAGTCAACTTCGGAGATCCTCAAAGGCCCGTATGCAAG GTTGCTGATTTTGGActatcaaaaataaaacaaaatgcACTTGTTTCTGGGCGTAAGCGAGGACCGCTCCGCTGGATGGCTCCAGAATTGCTGAACGGAAGGAGGAATAAAGTCTCTGATAAG GTTGACGTATACACATTTGGAATCACGACATGGGAGACCCTAACAGGAGAGGTGCCATATGGAGATATGGACCCTGACATCATAAGAT TTGGGGTTACACATTTCAATCTCAGGCCTCCCATCCCTGAACACTGTGATCCTGAATTGAGAAAGTTGATGGAAGAATGCTGGTCCCCAGATCCAGCTGCAAGGCCATCGTTCACCCAAGCAAGGGAGAGGCTGCAGGCTATGTTAATGGCACTGCAGCTAGAGATACAAAACTGA